Genomic DNA from Hordeum vulgare subsp. vulgare chromosome 2H, MorexV3_pseudomolecules_assembly, whole genome shotgun sequence:
cccgcgaaccgtcccacgaaccgtcccgcgatccgtcccacgatctagtgtcgaacggacggcacctccgcgttcagcacacgtacagcttgacgatgatctcggccttcttgatccagcaagagatacggagaggtagatgagttctccggcagcgtgacggcgctccggaggttggtggtgatctgatctcggcagggctccgcccgagctccgcagaaacgcgatctagaggtaaaaccgtggaggtatgtggtcgggctgcctttgaaaagttgtctcaaatcagccctagttgctccatatatataggaggagggaggggaggcttgacttgaggctcaaggagccccaagggctgcgccaccaagggaggaggagtcctcctccaatcctagtccaactaggattggaaagtggagtccttctctcctttcccacctcccttttttttctttctctttgattttctatccttggcgcatagggccttcttgggctgtcccaccagcccaccaagggatggtgcgccacccccaaggcctatgggcttccccggggtgggttgccccccccccccggtgaacatccggaacccattcgtcattcccggtacattcccggtaactccgaaaacctttcggtaatcaaatgaggtcatcctatacatcaatctttgtttccggaccattccggaaactctcgtgatgtccctgatctcatccgggactccgaacaacattcggtaaccaaccatataactcaaatacatataaaacaacgtcgaacctttagtgtgcagaccctgcgggttcgagaactatgtagacatgacccgagagactcctctgtcaatatccaatagcgggacctggatgcccatattggatcctacatattctacgaagatcttatcgtctgaacctcagtgccaaggattcatataatcccgtatgtcattccctttgtccttcggtatgttacttgcccgagattcgatcgtcagtatccgcatacctatttcaatctcgtttaccggcaagtctctttactcgttccgtaatacaagatcccgcaatttacactaagtcacattgcttgcaaggcttgtgtgtgatgttgtattaccgagtgggcccctgagatacctctccgtcacacggagtgacaaatcccagtctcgatccatactaactcaacgaacaccttcggagatacctgtagagcatctttatagtcacccagttacgttgcgacgtttgatacacaaaaagcattcctccggtgtcagtgagttatatgatctcatggtcataggaacaaacatttgacacgcagaaaacagtagcaacaaaatgacacgatcaacatgctacgtatattagtttgggtctagtccatcacatgattctcctaatgatgtgatcccgttatcaagtgacaacacttgcctatggtcaggaaaccttgaccatctctgatcaacgagctagtcaactagaggcttactagggacagtgttttgtctatgtatccacacatgcactgtgtttccaatcaatacaattatagcatggataataaacgattatcatgaacaaagaaatataataataactaatttattattgcctctagggcatatttccaacatcaacatcatcggcAACACACAAGATATTGATGAAGCACGCAATCATctaaagatggaatttgagatgaaggatttgggtcaaACCAAATTTTGCTTGGGTCCCCAACTCGAGCACCTTACCTCAGGAATAATGGTACACCAAGCTGCCTATATtcagaaaatattggagaaatttaatatggacaaatcctacccaTCTAAAACTCCCATggtggttcgatctctagacgtagagaaagatTCGTTCAGGCCAAGGGATGATGGAGAAGAGATGTTGGGACCCGAGGTTCCATATCTCAATGCCATTGGAGCgcttatgtatcttgcaaattgcacaagaCCTGACCGCGCATTTGCAGTGAATCTACTTGTTAGACACAGCACAACTCCCACCAAACGCCATTGGTCGGGAGTCAAGAATgtctttcgatatctccaaggcacaaaggatcttggcATGTTCTTTAAGTTTCAGAGAAATCTGGACTCCGGTATAATTGGATACACAGATGCTGGCTATTTATCTGATCCCCATAATGCCAGATCGCAAACCGACTGTGTTCCTACATGGTGGAACTGctatatcatggaagtcttcgAAACAGACTCTAGTTGCAACATCTaccaatcattctgaaataattgCCTTATATGAGGCATCACGTGAATGCACGtggcttcgcagaatgataaaccacatacaacagTCATTGGAATTGGTTCTATCGAATCACCTACcattatctatgaagataatgcGGCTTGTGTTGCACAGATGCAAACAGGATACATCAAAAGcaatatcactaagcatattGCCCCAAAGTTGTTTTATCCTCATGAGCTCCAAAGGAGTGGGGAAATAAATGTCTGGCAAATCAAATCATGCGATAACCTCGCTGACCTATTTACGAAGTCTCTACCAACTTCTACATTCCAGAAATATATTTATGGAATTGGTATGCGACGGCTTCGAGATTTGCAAGAATCAGGGGGGAGTGTCTTCCTGAATTATGCATGTTCAAAGCATCATATTACACTCGTTTTCCCTTAATGAGTTTACTGTTCAGGTTCGCattaaggtttttaatgaggtaatatcaataTAAGATCCTATGTCATACTGTCTGTTTTCCCCACCGGGGTTTTTAGGAAGGTATACACGACATATTTGTTGTTCTCTATATTCTATGGATCTACTTCATATTGAGTTAAGAGAGGCAATAAAATCATTATGTgctatatcattttctccttatttttcaactcggtttaaaggagttttagcagcATATCCTACCATACTCCTCACATTTTTCCGAGAGGGTTTTTTTGAAGGAGACTTAATCAAGATGGACTTTTACATATAATCATCAAGCAGTGAATCAAGCGGTGATTAGGGGGGTGTTAAGAACAAAATAACCCGACTGTCATTTGGGAAAGAATCCCCGTTCCTTCTAACTCAACTGCTCACGGCGGTTCCATCCTGATGTGGAACGGACGCACCTCGCACGGAGCGTCGCCTCCCGTGGAACCGACATTAGAACCATCGCGTTATATAAACCTCGTTCATCAATCAATAAAGTACACCCATTCATTCTCGTCGATTCTTGTCTTTCGTTTTCGTTCTCTCGATTCCACTTGCAACAGTATGTTTGTTATTGCGCTATTTTTTGCCACTAAAATACGTGGACGTATATCATGTGACGTGGCGTGTCCACCTTGATCACTTCCTGCTCGGAACAGTCGCACTGACCCAGAGCTCGGCACCGGCCCCTGCCTGCATCACAACGACGATCCCCTCCTCGGCGCACGGCGAGACGATGCTGCAGGAGACGTGCACGGGCTTGCACCCTTCCAGATCCAGCACGGCCTCCTCGAGACCAGCCTCTTGCCAGCACGCGCCTCGAAGCAAGTGTCCCGGAGGCGGCGGCGTCATCTCCCCGTCACCTCCCGCGCGGGAACGCAGGACGTTCAGCCCTCCCAGGCCGTCGCCGGCGAGAACCGTGAACCGCGTCGGCTTCTCCACCCCCAGCTTCTCGCTGGCCTGCGCGACGCACGCCTCGGCGAGCGCGCGGCGGTCCGGCGCGTCGCCGGCGACCCTGAAGAGCACGGTGGCCGCGGCGTCGCCGGCCACGGAGACGAGGGGGGTGGACCTGAGACGCCTCGTGGCGGCGCCTGGGTTTCGGAAGTAGTGCGTGTACCGTAGCATCTGGTTGTGGTCGGGGACGAGCTTGTCCTGCGCCTGCAGCTGCGCGTGCGTGCGCGCCCACGACTTGAGGAAGTCGATGAACGACAGCGGGTCGGCGTGGAGCAGGCTGCAGCACGCGCCGATGGCGTAGCCGCCGCCATGGAACCGCGTCAACTGCGACCAGAAGGCAGAAGCAAGCACGACATTTGTGCGATTTTTAGCTCAGGACGTACTCCaaaattgcacgaagggaagtccACGTATACCTGCATGACGAAAGGGGAACACTTCTCGGGGTCCTTGGCCTCCACGTCCGTCCAGAGCGCCAGCGCGGGCTCCTTGCTCTCGCGGTCCTCCGCCTCCAGGAACGCGGTCAGGGTCGTGTCCACCGACGCCATGAGCAGCCGCACGCCGGCGTCGCAGAGCTTCACGTCCCAGTCCCACGGCCCATCGCCGCGGCCGGCGgcgtgccgccgccgccacagCCGCCCGGCCATCTTCGGGTGGTCGGCCAGCGCCGCGCTGAGCGATTCCTGCACCCACGCGGCCTGCTCCAGCTGCGCCATCGCATCGCCCTCCAGCCGGTCGTGGTAGTAGAGCACGACGCGGAACCGGTGCTGCAGCTCCG
This window encodes:
- the LOC123430607 gene encoding uncharacterized protein LOC123430607, producing the protein MAQIHLESMQTAVPTRVALERGRTLPIAVTGPPIAAAELQHRFRVVLYYHDRLEGDAMAQLEQAAWVQESLSAALADHPKMAGRLWRRRHAAGRGDGPWDWDVKLCDAGVRLLMASVDTTLTAFLEAEDRESKEPALALWTDVEAKDPEKCSPFVMQLTRFHGGGYAIGACCSLLHADPLSFIDFLKSWARTHAQLQAQDKLVPDHNQMLRYTHYFRNPGAATRRLRSTPLVSVAGDAAATVLFRVAGDAPDRRALAEACVAQASEKLGVEKPTRFTVLAGDGLGGLNVLRSRAGGDGEMTPPPPGHLLRGACWQEAGLEEAVLDLEGCKPVHVSCSIVSPCAEEGIVVVMQAGAGAELWVSATVPSRK